The Asterias rubens chromosome 16, eAstRub1.3, whole genome shotgun sequence region GGGGCAGTCCCTTACTGTTGCTTTTCACTGCTCCCGTCAAGTATGTTCGCTTTGAATGAAGTAAGCGTGCCAGGCTTACAGAAGTGTACAATTTATCAGTGAAAATGTGATGGTATTTCCCCAAGTGCTGCTTAGCTACATCCATCGCAATATCCACCATCTTTGCTGGCTTTTCTCCATGGGGATGAATCATAAAGTTCAAGAAGAACCCGGTTGCTGACTCAGCTATGGCATATATTTTAAATCCAGCACGAATCAGCTTCAGCGGCATAAAGAACTTCCTCACGCTGGATTTGAAACCACGATACTTAATCATGGCTTCATCGATGGCTAATTCTCGGCCAGGATTGTAATTTTTGAGACAACGTCTCCGAACCTTGTCCCACAACGGCTGTAGGGGATAAAGGGGTTTGGTACGCTTGGATAAATATCGATGGGCCTTGTCTCGGATGAGTTCAGGATCGTCTTCTGGCCTGTTGCATGCTAGATGTTGGCTGAGGATGTCAAATCTGTTTCTCTTCATCGTAGTGGAGATTAGTGTGTTCCTCAGCCCTGGATGCGATGACCAATAATCCTTGCAGTTGTTGATTTTGACAAGGCCCATCAATATGTGTATTCCAAACCATGCCTTCAGCTCCTGGAGACTTGTCAACTGCTGTCGGCTGGCCCTCAGCTTCAGATTTGTCCATTTGACCATGGAGATGAAGAGCACCAGGGGAAAGAACTTGAAAAAGTACTCCAGTGGAGTCTTCTTCCTTTTGAAAGTTGGCCCATGGTTCTTCCCCCTGAATGACCTGAAGCTGAGGTCCTCCAAACACCTACTCCATCCCTCTTCATCAGGGGCATGATCACGTTGGTACGCAGATGGGGGGTCCGGGTCGTCATCAGAATCTGCAGGAAGAACTTTCTTCGTCCTCTTCTTCCTCATGCTTGGTTGTTTAGGTGGTGGTCGGGTTGATGGTCGGGTCGATGGTCGGGTTGATGGTCGGGTTGATGGTCGGGTTGATGGTCAGGTCGATGGTCGGGTTGATGGTCTGGTTGATGGTCGGGTTGATGGTCCAGCAGTTGATGTTTCAGCAACGTCTCCTTCCTCCTCCTGCCCTGTATCCTCCTCCTGCCCTCTCTCCTCCTCCTGCCCTCTCTCCTCCTCCTGCCCTGTATCCCCATCCGTTTCCTCCTCAACACTTTTCTCCTCTTCCCCTTCGTCTTCTGAAGTCTCTCCCTCCGTCTCGACTGCCTGGCACGATGGAGACATTGCTGTAGCCTCCGACACAGCCCTATCCAGAAACTCTTCTTCCTCGCTGTCTGATGTCTCCACAATTGCCCGATAGACCTTGTTGCTCATACTCAATCCAGCATCCTTGATACTGGCACGTATTGCCGCCCTGAGACGCTGCAACTCATCTTGATAGAGCCGTTCCATGCGAGCAGTGTCATCAGAAAGAGGGGCCTTGCCTTTACCCCTGGCTTTCCCGGCTCTTTTCTCCTTTCCTTTACTTTTTCCTGTAGGCTTTACCTTCTCTCCACCACTCCCCTTCTTGATCTTTCCTCCATACTCAGACTCTGGCCGGGTTTTTCTTTTAGATTTCGCCATTCCTGTTAATATTTCTCTTTCTTCAGTTGTTAAGTTTTGTTGCAGATTGCGAACATCTCTGGAACACATGTTGACTCAGTGCAGCCAATGTAAGACTGGGGATGAGTCCCAGAAACACCCTTATTTATAGCAAAACTTGCCATTGTAACTAAATTATTACATAAGGTTACATAATACTTACCTTTTCATCATAATGCTTTCCATTATGATATAGCCTTTGTTATAAATTTTATTGAAAATGCCATATTTAACCCCAAAATTAAATATACACCCCAGCAAATAAATGGTATGGTCTGCCATAATTATGCAAGAAATACATTGTTCACTTTTCAGTGCATAAAAAATGCAGCACACACAACCCCCAGCATCTTACATGCCTTATCAATTGTTTATTTACCCTTATCAATTGTATATTTCCCCTAATCCATTGAAATAACTACCCAAAACTACAACTTCACCTCACCCACTCCATCAAATCCCAACAGGAGTTGATGTTTGATGGGATGGGGGTTGTTAGGGTTTTAATCTACTATTTAGGAAAGAGAtacgttttaatttttttcttaaaagtaaCAACACAAGAAGATTTACGGACATTaattgggagattgttccaaagtttaacagcagagtgtgagaaggCGTGTTTGCCATAAGTTAATCTAGATTCATGAGTTAGGCCTGGGGTGGTTAGAGTTTTAACTTACAGTTGTGTCACACGGGGCAAACTTTCAGGCATGGTCGTTCTTGTAGCGCTTTGAGATTGTAAACTATAACCTTTGATGtctagttgttattattaatttaataacaatttattgAACTTGTATTGCGCTCTCTcaaggaccagcctgttcgagagcGCATATTTTATTTACAGTATTTCCAGAAAACCAAAAGCCAATAATATTATCTCCACCTGGCTAATGATAAGAGCTTCATCAACAGACTGATCCATTAGGCTTCGCCCACGGCGcgcgcatgtcggaccttat contains the following coding sequences:
- the LOC117300629 gene encoding neurofilament medium polypeptide-like; the encoded protein is MCSRDVRNLQQNLTTEEREILTGMAKSKRKTRPESEYGGKIKKGSGGEKVKPTGKSKGKEKRAGKARGKGKAPLSDDTARMERLYQDELQRLRAAIRASIKDAGLSMSNKVYRAIVETSDSEEEEFLDRAVSEATAMSPSCQAVETEGETSEDEGEEEKSVEEETDGDTGQEEERGQEEERGQEEDTGQEEEGDVAETSTAGPSTRPSTRPSTRPST
- the LOC117301038 gene encoding piggyBac transposable element-derived protein 4-like; the encoded protein is MRKKRTKKVLPADSDDDPDPPSAYQRDHAPDEEGWSRCLEDLSFRSFRGKNHGPTFKRKKTPLEYFFKFFPLVLFISMVKWTNLKLRASRQQLTSLQELKAWFGIHILMGLVKINNCKDYWSSHPGLRNTLISTTMKRNRFDILSQHLACNRPEDDPELIRDKAHRYLSKRTKPLYPLQPLWDKVRRRCLKNYNPGRELAIDEAMIKYRGFKSSVRKFFMPLKLIRAGFKIYAIAESATGFFLNFMIHPHGEKPAKMVDIAMDVAKQHLGKYHHIFTDKLYTSVSLARLLHSKRTYLTGAVKSNSKGLPHDFSPKQNKLKRMNKTARGTFYTRQNGQLTATVWKDSRVMMLLSTAHQGWKDPVTHTLNRKCTDEATGRLKAKVIPAPPQAVDYTRCMGGVDRGDQLRSYHTCARKSQYWWRGILFFLIDVARVNAWLAFKHHHPITTNDSSSSSDEDKEKQNVPQTTKKTTHSQFVLQLANGLIDGFARGDTPRQVVGSCPVPAHNAAGHFSTKMPGRYARYCRVCRKRNVTTKSGKPKTTRRGCPVCGVSLCPGECFQLYHQATAPPADSSTATSTE